From Halalkalicoccus subterraneus, the proteins below share one genomic window:
- a CDS encoding twin-arginine translocation signal domain-containing protein — protein MVERPTTDDGGSANNWTRRTFMAALGATGVAAVAGNAQAADEDIVNDLEQADEGNVDLRAFDEVLGRLEAAADALEFPARRIGANPRGAQHGASRWGIHFETEHPIHLGEATVDADQAGTFSAVVGEYDGSSFSPVHERNIGVDTGLNTIDLDMALEPGEYLLTRDGSFPLRRAAW, from the coding sequence ATGGTCGAACGACCTACCACAGACGACGGTGGAAGCGCGAACAATTGGACCCGACGAACGTTCATGGCGGCCCTCGGTGCAACCGGTGTTGCGGCCGTTGCGGGCAACGCCCAAGCGGCTGACGAGGATATCGTCAACGATCTCGAACAAGCGGATGAGGGCAACGTGGACTTACGAGCGTTTGACGAGGTGCTCGGGCGGCTCGAAGCCGCCGCCGACGCCCTCGAATTCCCCGCTCGACGCATCGGCGCTAACCCCCGGGGCGCCCAGCACGGTGCGTCCCGCTGGGGGATCCACTTCGAGACCGAGCACCCGATCCATCTCGGTGAGGCGACCGTCGACGCCGACCAGGCCGGCACGTTCAGTGCCGTCGTCGGCGAGTACGACGGCAGCAGCTTCAGCCCCGTTCACGAACGCAATATTGGCGTCGACACGGGACTCAACACGATCGATCTCGACATGGCTCTCGAACCCGGCGAGTACCTCCTGACGCGCGACGGGAGCTTTCCGCTGCGCCGGGCCGCGTGGT